One segment of Halorubellus sp. JP-L1 DNA contains the following:
- a CDS encoding VC_2705 family sodium/solute symporter has protein sequence MVTGMLLLFLGIGYAFRVADTDDLWVAGRSIGNVENGMAIGANWMSAASYLGMAALIALSGYYGLAFVVGWSTGYFVLLIFLAAQMRRFGKYTAPDFVGDRFDSDTARAIAALTTILIGFVYAVGQARGMGLVGIYVFGGDYATMVVLLMAITVGYLALSGMLGATKNMAVQYVILIVAFLAGLYAVGWTQGYSTVLPQVEYGAMLDQLGREFTEPFTSGSYYLWIATAFSLIVGTCGLPHVLVRFYTVESERTARWSTVWGLFFICLLYLSAPAFAAFGTDLYATNVGDVYGANGMSGAEGDVIVVLASQLANLPTWFVGLVAAGGIAAAIATTAGLFIAASSAAAHDIYTNIVNPDATQRQQLLVGRATIVGLGALVTLFALDPPALVGELVSYAFSLAGLVLFPMFFLGLWWENTNRQGALAGMTTGLLIWTAAIVNEVLPAYVGVLGDAAGESGAIVPVYADVFPAIGAALAGTPIVFAVTIAVSYATDEPSEEIKRIVRQCHSPEPMGQQQSAEDVVATDGGATDGGANDVATDGGTDDAATDGGGPEESTTDDAPDDANTEA, from the coding sequence ATGGTCACGGGGATGCTCCTGCTGTTCCTCGGCATCGGGTACGCGTTCCGCGTCGCCGACACCGACGACCTCTGGGTCGCCGGCCGCTCCATCGGGAACGTCGAGAACGGCATGGCGATCGGCGCGAACTGGATGTCCGCCGCATCCTACCTCGGGATGGCCGCACTCATCGCGCTCTCGGGATACTACGGACTCGCTTTCGTCGTCGGCTGGTCGACCGGCTACTTCGTCCTCCTCATCTTCCTCGCCGCCCAGATGCGGCGGTTCGGGAAGTACACCGCGCCCGACTTCGTCGGCGACCGCTTCGACTCCGACACCGCGCGCGCCATCGCCGCCCTCACCACGATCCTCATCGGGTTCGTGTACGCCGTCGGGCAAGCCCGCGGCATGGGCCTCGTCGGCATCTACGTCTTCGGTGGCGACTACGCCACGATGGTCGTCCTCCTCATGGCGATCACGGTCGGCTACCTCGCCCTCTCGGGGATGCTCGGCGCGACGAAGAACATGGCCGTCCAGTACGTCATCCTCATCGTCGCGTTCCTCGCCGGCCTCTACGCCGTCGGGTGGACGCAAGGATACTCGACCGTGCTCCCGCAGGTCGAGTACGGCGCGATGCTGGACCAGCTCGGCCGCGAGTTCACCGAACCGTTCACCTCCGGCAGCTACTACCTCTGGATCGCGACCGCGTTCAGCCTCATCGTCGGCACGTGCGGGCTCCCGCACGTCCTCGTGCGGTTCTACACGGTCGAGAGCGAGCGCACCGCGCGCTGGTCGACCGTCTGGGGCCTGTTCTTCATCTGTCTCCTCTACCTGTCCGCGCCCGCGTTCGCCGCGTTCGGCACCGACCTCTACGCGACCAACGTCGGCGACGTCTACGGCGCAAACGGCATGAGCGGTGCGGAAGGCGACGTCATCGTCGTTCTCGCGAGCCAGCTCGCGAACCTCCCGACGTGGTTCGTCGGCCTCGTCGCCGCCGGCGGCATCGCCGCCGCCATCGCGACCACGGCCGGCCTCTTCATCGCCGCGTCGTCCGCGGCCGCACACGACATCTACACGAACATCGTCAACCCCGACGCGACCCAGCGCCAGCAGCTCCTCGTCGGCCGCGCGACCATCGTCGGCCTCGGCGCACTCGTGACCCTGTTCGCGCTCGACCCGCCCGCGCTCGTCGGCGAACTCGTCTCGTACGCCTTCAGTCTCGCCGGACTCGTCCTCTTCCCGATGTTCTTCCTCGGCCTCTGGTGGGAGAACACGAACCGCCAGGGCGCACTCGCCGGGATGACCACCGGCCTCCTCATCTGGACGGCCGCCATCGTCAACGAAGTCCTGCCCGCGTACGTCGGCGTCCTCGGCGACGCCGCCGGCGAATCCGGCGCGATCGTCCCCGTCTACGCCGACGTCTTCCCCGCGATAGGCGCGGCGCTCGCCGGCACGCCCATCGTGTTCGCCGTCACCATCGCGGTCTCGTACGCGACCGACGAACCGAGCGAGGAGATAAAGCGCATCGTCCGCCAATGCCACAGCCCCGAACCGATGGGCCAACAGCAGTCCGCAGAAGACGTCGTCGCCACCGACGGCG
- a CDS encoding DUF4212 domain-containing protein, with protein sequence MTDNRTRTSDRTATESHEDVDYLDREVNIFKPATPFMRDHLRVVWTMFAAWALVVFGPVTATAIAPGLMTDITILGFPLHYAATAIGAPTGALVLSFAYARKRDQLDEKYGIDHGPDATNGDEEDAPAEPAATDGGADQ encoded by the coding sequence ATGACAGACAATCGCACGCGAACCTCGGATCGTACAGCCACCGAGTCCCACGAGGACGTCGACTACCTCGACCGCGAGGTGAACATCTTCAAGCCCGCGACGCCGTTCATGCGCGACCACCTCCGCGTCGTCTGGACGATGTTCGCCGCGTGGGCGCTCGTCGTCTTCGGACCAGTCACCGCCACCGCAATCGCGCCCGGCCTCATGACCGACATCACGATCCTGGGCTTCCCGCTCCACTACGCCGCCACCGCCATCGGCGCGCCCACCGGCGCACTCGTCCTCTCGTTCGCGTACGCCCGCAAGCGCGATCAGCTCGACGAGAAGTACGGCATCGATCACGGCCCCGACGCGACGAACGGCGACGAAGAGGACGCGCCGGCCGAGCCGGCCGCGACCGACGGCGGGGCAGACCAATGA
- the acs gene encoding acetate--CoA ligase: MSGETDHSMEARTAQGDELEPPASFVEQANVTDPGIYDEFAENWPECWEQAADLLDWDSDYDTVLDDSNPPFYEWFTGGELNASYNAVDRHLDERGDETAIEWIGEPTDEANRSYTYRELHREVNEAAAALRDLGVGEDDVVTMYMPMVPELPIAMLACARIGAPHSVVFAGFSADALATRMNAADSEYLVTCDGYYRRGDALEHKAKADDGLASVDHDVTSVVVDRLGDDYDHPMRDDDVDYDALVDEHTGADVDPVSRDAEDMLFLMYTSGTTGEPKGVKHTTGGYLSWVTWTSQAVLDVKPEDTYWCSADIGWITGHSYIVYGPLSLGTTTVMYEGTPDYPDKDRMWEIVDEYETTQLYTAPTAIRAFMKWGEQYPAEHDLSSLRLLGTVGEPINPKAWKWYYEHVGGEDCPVVDTWWQTETGGMMITTLPGVGEMKPGAAGPPLPGLDVNVVDGSGQPVDAGDAGYLTVDRPWPGMLRTLYQNDERYVQEYWAEYSDTDSDDPDDWTYFPEDGAKIDDDGYITVLGRVDDVINVSGHRLGTMEIESAIVGVEGVAEAAVVGGNHPVKGEAVHAFVITEDHADGGEELRERIIQGVEDAIGPIARPESVVFTPELPKTRSGKIMRRLLEDIANGDDLGTTSTLRNPDVVDDIQAAVEGE; this comes from the coding sequence ATGTCGGGCGAGACCGACCACAGCATGGAAGCGCGCACCGCGCAAGGCGACGAGCTCGAACCACCGGCGTCGTTCGTCGAGCAGGCGAACGTCACCGACCCCGGCATCTACGACGAGTTCGCGGAGAACTGGCCCGAGTGCTGGGAGCAGGCCGCCGACCTCCTGGACTGGGACAGCGACTACGACACCGTTCTCGACGACTCGAACCCGCCGTTCTACGAGTGGTTCACGGGCGGCGAGCTCAACGCGAGCTACAACGCCGTCGACCGCCACCTCGACGAGCGCGGCGACGAGACCGCGATCGAGTGGATCGGCGAGCCGACCGACGAGGCGAACCGATCGTACACGTACCGCGAGCTCCACCGCGAGGTGAACGAGGCCGCGGCCGCCCTCCGCGACCTCGGCGTGGGCGAGGACGACGTCGTCACGATGTACATGCCGATGGTACCCGAACTCCCCATCGCCATGCTGGCGTGCGCGAGGATCGGTGCCCCGCACTCGGTCGTCTTCGCGGGGTTCTCCGCGGACGCGCTCGCGACGCGGATGAACGCAGCGGACTCCGAGTACCTCGTCACGTGCGACGGCTACTACCGTCGCGGCGACGCCCTCGAGCACAAGGCGAAGGCCGACGACGGCCTCGCGAGCGTCGACCACGACGTCACGAGCGTCGTCGTCGACCGCCTCGGCGACGACTACGACCACCCGATGCGCGACGACGACGTCGACTACGACGCGCTCGTCGACGAACACACCGGCGCCGACGTCGATCCCGTCTCCCGGGACGCCGAGGACATGCTCTTCCTGATGTACACCTCGGGCACCACGGGCGAACCGAAGGGCGTGAAGCACACCACGGGCGGCTACCTCTCCTGGGTCACCTGGACGAGTCAGGCGGTCCTGGACGTGAAGCCCGAGGACACGTACTGGTGTTCGGCCGACATCGGCTGGATCACCGGGCACTCCTACATCGTGTACGGCCCGCTGAGTCTCGGGACGACGACGGTGATGTACGAGGGCACGCCGGACTACCCCGACAAGGACCGCATGTGGGAGATCGTCGACGAGTACGAGACCACGCAGCTGTACACCGCGCCGACGGCGATCCGCGCGTTCATGAAGTGGGGCGAGCAGTATCCCGCCGAGCACGACCTCTCCAGTCTCCGGCTGCTCGGCACCGTCGGCGAGCCGATCAACCCGAAGGCCTGGAAGTGGTACTACGAGCACGTCGGCGGCGAGGATTGCCCGGTCGTGGACACGTGGTGGCAGACCGAGACCGGCGGGATGATGATCACGACCCTCCCGGGCGTCGGCGAGATGAAGCCCGGCGCCGCTGGTCCGCCGCTGCCGGGGCTGGACGTGAACGTCGTCGACGGCTCGGGCCAGCCGGTCGACGCCGGCGACGCCGGCTATCTCACCGTCGACAGGCCGTGGCCGGGGATGCTCCGCACGCTCTACCAGAACGACGAACGCTACGTCCAGGAGTACTGGGCGGAGTACTCCGACACCGACAGCGACGACCCCGACGACTGGACGTACTTCCCCGAAGACGGCGCGAAGATCGACGACGACGGCTACATCACGGTGCTGGGCCGCGTCGACGACGTGATCAACGTCTCCGGGCACCGGCTCGGCACCATGGAGATCGAGAGCGCGATCGTCGGCGTCGAAGGCGTCGCCGAAGCCGCCGTCGTCGGCGGGAACCACCCAGTGAAGGGCGAGGCCGTGCACGCGTTCGTCATCACCGAGGACCACGCCGACGGCGGGGAGGAACTCCGCGAGCGAATCATCCAGGGCGTCGAGGACGCCATCGGCCCGATCGCCCGCCCCGAGTCCGTCGTCTTCACGCCCGAACTCCCGAAGACGCGCTCCGGGAAGATCATGCGCCGCCTCCTGGAGGACATCGCGAACGGCGACGACCTCGGGACGACGTCAACGCTCCGGAACCCCGACGTCGTCGACGACATCCAGGCCGCCGTGGAGGGCGAGTGA